The following DNA comes from Nicotiana sylvestris chromosome 10, ASM39365v2, whole genome shotgun sequence.
CTTACCGCACATGTAAAGTTGAAGATTAACGAGGTTTTGGTGCAGCCAATCGGCCGATGGCACGTTATGGGGACAAAGGTGGGATAGTGTTTTGCCAGAATTGTGCCAGCTGTCCCACCGGACGCAGTGGCCGGGGCGGGGCGACCCGTTTGACACTTGAGGCGGTGGAGTTTCTAGACTTGGTATAAAAAGTTAGTATAGCTTTTTTTCTTTTACTCTAGAGGATATCGCCAGCTTTAAGCTCTCCCTAAAATGCTCCCAAATTCTCTAGGATCTCCTAAACGATTCAAGGCTAGAATCAAAGACATAGTTGGTGGAAAATTAAAGTGAAGATCTCGCGATCATTTTGCATCATCCTTCTTCGCGTTATGCCAATTTTGGAGgttctttgaaaatataaaattattgtCATAGGATGTGTAAGAACTCAGGAAGCGTAGCTAGTCCTTTAAAAAGTTATGTAAGGCAACTTTCTTTCATTGGCATGTCTTGATATAAGCATTTTCTTCTGGAAAATCCTCTTGTTACAAGACTGAGAGGTTCTAAGCTTTTGTTGATACTCATGTTCTTATTCATTCGTCACCGATAGTGCTTTCTTTTAAGTTGGTAGTGCTTCTGGATGGTATCGTGATATAAAATGTAGTCCATTCTAAGTATAATCTTGAAGTATGTGGAAGTTGAATGGCGTTGCATTTTTATAAACATATTTACCTATTTTACATTATCGAGCCATTGTATGGCACGGTACTGAATGATGTACTATGAGGCATTATCGATCCTTTCTGTGGCTGGGTACAGAATGACGTAGTAGGAGGCACTACCGAGTCCTGTGTGATCAGGTATAGAATGATGCGGTATGTGGGGTTACCAAAGCCTCCCGAGGCTAGGTACGAGGTGATGAACATGTAGAATCTTATTGAGCCCTCCACGAGGCCAGGTATGATATGAGATAACATGCCCCAAAGAGTGACTTTATTTTATAAAAGTTGCATGCATTTATGATTCGGGGTTACCACAGTGTACATCCTCGATGGCTTGTCTTCAGTATTCAGGTTCAAGTTGTGTACTCATAGCTCTTATGTTATTTCTTCAGTTTACATGTACATTATCATCTTTCCATACTCAGTACCTTTTTCGTAATGACGCCTCTTGGCACTGTGTCATGTCCACAGGTATAGATAGACCTGGTGACGTCCCTCCTTAGTAAGGTACTCGTTTCAGCAGTTAGTTATTGCACTCCACTTCTTCGAAGTAGCTGTACGGAAGTTGATAGGTACCAAAGTGTAATTGGGTATGGTGGGGCCCGTCCCGACCAAGTTGTATATTAAGGTactcttaggggtcgtttggtatggggtATAAGAAGGTATTggggtggtataaaaatttaataccaccttaatattcTGTTTagttagcaaaccaggtataagttatctcggtgttaattttaacactaggataacttataccttatagagggtagggtaattagcaccggtataacttataccttcttcttagaaattatgcaattgtcattcttaatacaacatatcaaacaatgaataaacaacaatcatAGCATACCTTATACCGACATAAGGcatattccaaccaaacgaccccttagaggcttgtagactaGTAGTATCTAGCCAGTATGTGAATATGGTTATGACTCTGTAACAACATATGTACGTATATGTATACATTTTCAATGGTAAAGTTTCTTCCATGGTTAATTATGAACATTTATTAATCTTGATATCATAATGGTAGGCTTAGTCATGCCCAGGTTATAATAAAAGGTCTAAGTATGGACGTTGGTTTGCACGGGCCTTCGGATGACGTGTGCCGGTTGCACCTCCCGAAGTCGGATTGTGGCAAACAAAATTCAGAGGGAACCCATATGcagaattgaagaaaaaaaaagatgaagaatgtgaaaaataaaaaaacaaaggtGAAAAAAATGATGAAGAATGGTGAAAAAATAAGGAAGAAATGTAGatataaagaaaataaggaaTATTTATTAATAAAATATAGTTGAAATAGGGTTAGGCTAATTAACCATTATATATAGTCAGATAGGATATTTTGGTGGTTATTTTCAGCTGTCACGCTCTCTCAAACGAGTTATTACACATGTTATATTAGGTAAACAACGAGAGGGTTTAAATATGAAGGGCAATGTAGTTCAGGAGAGTTTTGAGCAGAGACAGACCTACGTTGGGAGGTGGGGGATCACCGAGACCCGTTAACCTTTACaaaaatgatatatatatatatatatatatatatatatatatatatatatatatatatatacaacaagtacTCCTTAAATACTTTAAGTGTGCCCCAAAACACTAAAGCTAGACAGAAGCATTGGTTAATTATAATGCTCCAAGTGCCTTCACATTGAGAAAACTACCCTCTATagcccctcaaaattttaatagcctTTTTCTCCATTAACACGAAATGGCTCTCCTGCCCAAGCATATTATATCTAATAGCCCGAaatatctattttgtatatattttgtatagtgacagtctattttgtatatttttgtatagtaacagtctattttgtatatttttgtatagtgacagtctattgttaaattgtatagtgacagtctatttagtatactttttgtatagtgacaatctattttgtatataaattAGTATAATTGAAGGCTAAATATATCCAATCAAATATCACAAAGATTAAAATTACAATTTATCAATACTTAAGGGATTAATATCACAAATTTCCCAAATATTTTATTAGATAACTGAATAATTTGATTTTTTAACAAATAATAaacaataactttttttttttttgaaggttAATAAACAATAACTTCAAACAGTATATATCCCCTCTATTTGGAGCATtcctgaagaagaagaaaatttgcGGGAACACCCACTGTTTATGTAAGAAAAAGAGAACAGTGGACCGATATTCAATTATAAAAGGACAAAAAAGTGATATGATAATTTCTGTAACTAAATGCTTTTTCATAAAGTTTATTCCGCCGTCAAAAATTTCACATTATCAACGGTCAATAGAAATACATATAAGGCTTTTGCAATGCATGTATCTGGGAATTTCCACACTAAAGCTAAAATCGCTTTCAAATCGGAGGAATATGACAATTGTTTATTTGTTTGAAATTTGAGGGGGCGGAGTGGCAGTGGTTTTGGGCTAGCCCTTGTAATCGGTTTTGGACTATTAATTGTTATTTTATGGCTAAAAATTATATAGGGCGtgctatttggtcgcccccatttaacctatatccatttttttaatacttttaacttgtacccactttttaaacaactccagccccctttctccttctccttctcctcctcaaagttatatccgcctCTTCTTTCTCAAACTTCTCCTTCTCCCTTTTCTGCAAGAAATCTGTTACGGCTATGTATATAACCTGTGAATGCAAGTTCCTTGGTGGTTGTCCGAGATTGTACAGTGTGGTGGAGCTACTGAATCTTTTGAATATGTCATCTTAGGGATCATTACTGTTCTTGGTAGTCTGAGTCTTTGTTATTTTCATTTCAAAGTGGAATGTTTTTTCTGTGTTGCTTCTCTTTTACTGCATTACACGCCATTACCCTTAATCATTGTCATTCGCTTATTTTAAAGCTGTAACTGAACCTATAAGCCAGACTTCGACTCCAACATATCATAAAGATAAATCCTCATAAGGCCTAATTGTTTTGTATTTTCGAATATCAATTGCTTAGCAATAAAAATGGCTGAGCAAAGCTGAGTGTGAGTTAGACGAAATGAGGTTGCTGCATTTAAAGCGGACGATAACATGAAAAGCTTATTTTTCTAgaaaaaatttcagctctagagctgaagttcgccagttacaaacaagaACTTCAGCTTCGACagttaaaaaacaaaaacttcagctctagagctgaagttcgccagttacaaacaaaaacttcagctctagagctgaagttcgacagttacaaaacaaaaacttcagaatgctgaagttttgcgtgattgcctttgctacttcagccccgtatgctgaagttatgcgaaaaagcgggtacgcttgcaattttttttgtaaagtGGACaaaagttaaaacgtgacacaaaaaacgggtatagatgaaAATGCCCCTACATATTATCATTAGTTTTTTTTTCCGGATGGCCACAAATGAAGTTTGCTCCTTCCTTGATGGCCCAAGTTTGAATCCTTTCTCCTACAACTTATACAATTCTATTTCACTTCtgctttttttttgaattcaatGATTGTTTAATTACTTAGTAGTCGACCGATTTTTTTATAACCTTTGCTGAATTCAAGTATAGTTTGATACTTCTACATAATAGTACACTTAGTATGTAATTAACCTTAATCTTTTTTAAATCCCCGCCTCATTCAGAAGTCTCAATAGTCATTAGGCTCCCCCTCCACAAATAGAGTAGCAAACTCTTCTGCCTCCCTTCAATTTAGTTAATTCTTTTTCAATTCTCTGCATCTCTTCTGAATCCGATTGTCCTAATAGGTGACGACTGAATTTGAGgctcttcttctttgattttatttgagtcagttttcttttttttttttttttttttttttttaaatttttgaaaatattacCTTAGCGAAGTAATGTGCTACAAACTTTTTCTTTTCCGAAAAGATTCTTAGAGCTAGAAAGATATTATAAATATTTGCCTTTCCAAAAGCAACAACAAATACAGTATAATCCCACATAGTGGGGTTTGAGAAGGATAGTGTGTACgagccttacccctaccttctAGAGATAGAGAGGTTATtttcaatagaccctcggcttagAGAAGCATAAGAACCACATTAAGAAGAAATATTTGCCTTTTCGATTTATGTAATTTATACCAAGATTAGCAGCTGACTCTTGCATCATGAGGATAAAGCGTTAAGTTATATTTCAGGTAATGTAATATACTATTAATTATGAACAAAAAAAAGGTTTTTGTTGATTCAATATTAGTTTAGTCATATTGCTTACATATGAACGGTCAACTGGAGCTGCAGATTATTGAAAATAGTCTACCTAGAAAGCGAAAATAGAAGAAAGATCCTTCTTTGATTGGGAAGGAATGATCCTTCTATGATTGAGAAGAAAGATACTTCGGTGATTGAAGAAAATGTTATTTTCCTTGGAATCGTTATTGTTAGGAAgttgttgttcttgtgaatttagATGACATTTTTGGCGAACTTTAATTCTTTTCAACCAAGTTCTAGTTTTAAAGACAATGCCTATCATTTTATAGATGAGTTTGATATTGAATCACTTAATCCCGACCCCTGATATAAATGAATGATGTACTTATATCATATTAGTACCAAATTATTGATACTCGATTGCTAATATCGAAGTTTGTATTTTGATGATTGTTATCGTAATCATTAAGTTTTTGAAGACTTGCACACCGAACTTTATCGCTAGCTAGTTCTTGGTATATTAAAGGTAGTGCCCCCATTATGCTCAAGTCTTAGGTCCACTTCTATTTTTGAGGATACCGAATAGTTTAAGTAGGAAATTGACAAAAATATGATAGTTTAAGGGGATTTTAGGTTATTAACTCTAAAAAGAGTAATCCTTATGAATCATCTTTAAAAGAATGTTTTGCAAAATTGTTAGTAATTTGTATtcgaaaatatattcaaaaataGAAACAATGTAAAATCAGAAATGTGGTAGAACAGAAattaatccgagcccactgaattcacagtgtttccttaaggaacttaATTTCCCCCTAGTACTCGATGTTTAGGATTATTTCCTCCGAGGATATAATGGATTACCCTCACTGGTGTAGCgatacttcaaaccccagtgacTAACGAACTCAAAGattggtagcaaatcacacttactgctTTCTTTTGTTAAAAATAATGCAGAAGAAAGGAGGAGCAATCAAAATTTTCGTAAGGAAAATCTGAGGGAAAGATCGTATATTTATAGCCAAAAACGTTGGGTAATACCGAAGAGTTGCAACTCTTCATGTAAGGCTGCAACTCAAAAATGACTATTTTATAAAATGGTCATTTACGCAAACCACAAAATTTATATTATAACAGAAAAATTAAAACGGAGAAAAAATTAAACTAACCGTTACAGAAACGGTTACTCTGGATAATATTGTGTTAATCttaatattaacaaataaatttggtctaaATTTTTTATCAATCAATCAGATCATTTGACCAAATTAAAATCCGAATCCGAATTGGAAGCCGAACGGAACGTTGAAAACTCAAGATTTCAAACATTTCTTGACACTCCTGACTCCACAATCTTCTAACAAAATGGTGGCCTTTCCTGTTCTTGACACTCTACTATGTCTCCTCCCTTTTGGTGTGATTATGTGCCAAGTCAATGAGAAATTTTGAGATGGCAGTCTAGGTACGTATCTACACAACACTTCTCACGTGGGTGCAGGAACCATTTGACGACGGCTTAAGACAAATATGTTTAATATATGATAATTTGAAATTGTAAGTTAACTCGAAGTCCGTTGTAGTCTAGGTGGTTAGGATACTCGGCTCTCACCCGAGAGACCCGGGTTCAAGTCCCGGCAACGGAATTATTTTTTGCCTCTCCTGTTTTTAAAGGAAAAGCTCCTGTTTTTTCTGAGAAAGAAAAGTTCTCTGAGAAACAAGCTCAAGTTCTTTTGTTTTTTCCCATTGATATTCATATAATCTATATACATGACAGCATAAAGATTATAAAGTCCAGTTAATTTTCTAACAATCACTTAATTGAAGTTCAACCGCAACTGAAGATATTTAATAATTTCTTAAACACTAGTCTCAATTTTAATTATATAACGACTGTTTTTTGTGAAAACGACagattttatttgattatttaATAATCACTTAATTGAAACTCAGAAGTAACGCTACTATTAAAatatcacttttttttttttaaaattacagGTAGCAGTTCTATAaccaaaaattcaaaaccaaGCGCATGTAGTTGTGACAACTTTCTCTCCTTaatattcatttaaaaaaaatcattttcccCATCCCCCAACAAAATATGGGCAGAAGTAGGCAAAGTTCCATATCCAGTTTCAGCACGTTTCATAACTTCCTAATGGAGCACATTAACCATTTCTATTTTCAATTCAAAGATCACGTTAACTTTTGCAGGCATGAAATACATTAGAAACAAAAGCTTATGTCGAATTAAGGTGGAAAAAACACAAAGcgcacacacaaaaaaaaaagtttattgaAGCGtctcaataacaacaacaaacccagtggaGTCCCACAAATGGGTTTGGATTATTGAAGCGTATCATGAAACTGAATCTTTCGAAGTGTATTTTGATTCATATACCTTAACTTAAAATGAGGGTAACATGTTTTAGCTGGGAAGAATTTCTTGCAATTCTCCACGAGCCTAGTAAACAAAGGTCAAAAATCAATACAACATGACCCATCCAAGACAAGTACAGCCTCACGCTTCCACTTGGTGAATTAAACTCATCTTGAAACTTAAATCTAGTAAAGGCAATGTGTGCATGTGGCTGTTTTCTGGTCAAGATCGTGAAATTTATTGCTCAAAAATGAGTAAACTGATCTTTGTTTGCTCATGCTTTTGGGGTCATGTGTAGTTGAACCGGAGATTACATTACATTTGGTAATGGCGCAACCAGAAGATAAAGGAGACTCTGTTATGCGCCGATAGAACCTACAAGGATTCAGAATTTAAAATTGATAGGTTCAAACTTCAACCTTAACGTACTTATCATTGAACCTATAGAACTTTTGGAATTATGAGTTTAAAATTTAATATGTGCTAAAATTCTACtaacttttatcttattttattgTGCAACTATATTCCACATCGCAGCAAATCTATTTTCAGCACAGAAGCAACAAGGGGTCACCCAGACATAGGTGTGAGTCCCAGCAATGTGTATCATCCTGTGAATACCAGATGATGGTATAAAAGTGCAAACCCCTTGATCTATCAATTTTCACCAAAAAAAGTCACATGAAGTAATGAAGATAGGATGATCTAGGTTACACTCTTGGGTTGATCAGTGTTCAACAAATTGTCTAACATTCTAACTCGGAAAGCAAAAGCTAGAATGACACCTACATTCGAGATGCAGATCAAGGCCCTCATGCAGTCAAATACAGCAAGAGAAGACAACAATTGCAGAACGAAAAAAGAAGCAGAATGGTAAAGGGCAAACAAAGAGATAAAACAGGGTATAGAATATCAAAAACTTGAATTCAAGTTAAGAAAAAATGATACAGTGGCATTTTACAAAAACCCGTTGTCCTTGAAAGTTGGGGCGTCAGATTAACTGGCTTCTTTATTTAGAGATCTAATCTACAGCAGAACTGCATATATGAACCAATTCTTCTAACCAAGCAATCAAGTACAGAATCTTGGAACCCAAAGAAAAAGGGAAATGTAATTCAGCAGCCAGACTAGCTCATCCATGAAAAACACAAAGATAATTCACAGTAATGGTGCACAACATTCTCTTCTTCTACTCTGCTCTAGACTGACCAGCACGAGAAGAGAGGATGATTCCAACAATAAGGCCATACAAAGCCAGGGCTTCAGCAAAAATAAGAATCAAAATCATCCCGACAAAAAGCTTTGGCTGTTGTGCATTGGCTCTGTGAAACAGATACATAAAAGAACAATTAATTAGTTTCCTTCCAAGGAAAGCTCCCTCTCAACTAAAGGTTAATATTAGTTGACCATCAGTACCTACAACACATCTACTCGATTAGACTGATGGACATAACTTTTTAAATGACCAAGTCACAAAAGTGTGATAGTAAATCAACATCAGCCATGCATTACAGATTAGCTAAACAGGTACACTATCATTAATATAGGTCAATGAAGTAAGCAAAGAAGGGAGTATTCTCAGCTTACTAAGGCGTCTCAGGACAGCACAACAAGACAGAGAGCTAGAATAGACCAACTCTTCATCACGATGGTCACAACAGCAATTGTTGCAGACACAAAATGTTGATGGCAATGCAAGTTATGTGGGATTATGAATTCCTGTTTGTCATTACTACCTTAGTCAATCGTAATTTAATTGCCTTTACCGGAAGGCAAattcactattttttttttgaaacattgATATAGTTTCCACAAAAGCTAAGTTCAACTGGCATGAAAAATGCTTGCTATTCTTCAAAAGGGGTTAAGGTTTATTCGTTGTTGGCAGACTTACAGTAGGTCCGATGTTGTCGGAGTCTTTTACTTTGGTTAGTCAATGAAGCGTACAAGATAAGCGTGAGATTCAGAGAACTCTAATTTTAGGAAACCCTTAATTTATCAATTAATTTGTCTTAAGCAAATTACTGCGTGCTGGAATATGATGGGTCCAAATAAAACAGAACAGATATATGTCATTCATATAGCCAACCCAACTAATTTGGTAGCGAAGCATAATTATTCTTTTATGATTTAAAGGGGATAAGAAAACAGACTGCAATCTACTGTATACAAATATAACTTAGCTAACCATACAACTAAGAATGAGTAACATAAGAAGGAAAAAGTAAACCTACAACAAGTACCATTTTAGCGTTATATGAGTAAAACAAGGAAAAGAATCATCAGCCTAGAAAGATCTAAGCACATATTGAAAATACAAAAGTTAACCAAATGACAATAACTTATATGATCATCCAGAAAAGAGCAAAAATGGGCAGAAGAAGGTTACCTAACACCAGCGTCACCAACGATTCCAATGGCCATACCAGCAGAAAGGCCAGCAAGACCACAAGCAAGACCAGAAGAAAGGTGAGCATATCCATCAAAAAGATAGTAAGACTTGGTTTTCGGGTTAATCCCTGTACTAATAATCACAGCTATAATCAATCCATAAATACCCAAAACACCAGCCATAACAACTGGCACAATTGACTTCATCACCAACTCCGGCCTCATCACACCCATTGATGCCACCCCTACGCCACTCTTTGCTGTACCATAAGCTGCTCCCATACCTAGCAAAATTTTGAAGATAAACAAACATAATTAACATTGGAAAATAAATCAGTAGCTAAATGCGGATATTCATCAATCTTTTAATAGAGCATTATATATCAACTGATTTCAAATTCTAGATCATCTCTTAGAGAGAATGTTGACTAATTACAGTAGGATACACCTAGTATATACAATTATCGACATTGTTCGAGACATACACATACTAAACGAGCATATGCAGGGGTAATATATAGATTCGGTAGAACCCAATAGCTTTGCCCGGTATAAGTgttaaaaattcattaaatactTTCAGAACCTAATTACTAGCACTTGAGGTCGCATCCTAGAATGAAGAACTCATAAAGTTCAAATCCTGGATCCTCCACTGAACTCAGATCAAGCATACAATCAGTGTGCGCAAAGTATATACATAAAAATTTATCAAAACTACTTAAGACACGCATAAATATTAGATAATGGCAAAAGAATCTAAAACAGGATAAAGTACGGAACTTTTAAGAAGACAGTTGACCACTACCATGAACTTTTTGAATACAGAACCGTTGGgctaaaaaaaaggaataaaaatatGAACTTTTGCAACATAATGATCCAATTTAATAAGGTAATTACAAACTCAAGATCGtatctataaaaaaaaaaaatagttttcatTGTTTTGTTTACTTACAGGAGAAGACTAAGGCAGCAGCAGCGCCGAGGAAGCCGAAGAAGGGAGCAGTTTCATCGCCGCTGAAAGTCGAAGGCATTGTTTCTGATTGGATCTCAGAAGTGTGCTATTGATTTGGATCTGAGATACTTCTCAATGTCTTctgagagagagaaagagagagagattattgtaGCCTTTCGCTTGTGGATGATCTCAATTTTGTCTTAAAAGAATCAGAGTTGTGATTGCCAACCAAACACATGagcaaagttaaaaaaaaaaaaaaaaaaaaaaaaacaattatgcACCATTTGGGCCACACGTTGCTTAGCCCAAGATCCTTTTTACATCTAGACACATTGGACCAGATTTATAGGaaagtgcacggttagccactaataacacatatatttacttttaagccactatttaaaatgtctttagtttTTAGCCGCTGTTTTAATAAACTTTAATtgcccggacgaaaatacccttctgctttAACTTCAGGAcatcaggactacatgtccttaacttttcaatttGTAACcttaagttcaggacttcaggactacatgtccttaacttttgtacTTGAAACTCTAAgatcaggacttcaggactacatgtccttaacgtttgaacttgtaactgtaagttcaggaccgagtgtctttaacttttgagcttgttagtctaagttcaggacctattatccttaacttttaggattcttagcctaagttcatgacctaatgtccttaactttttagcttgttagtctaaattcaggacctattgtccttaacttttgagcttgtacaAATAGATCTTTATTATTTGATTGATTCACATTTTCATCGTCATCGCTGTCATCCTCATCAAAAGGCTTTTCCCTGTGAAATATACAGCAAATCTTAGAGCTCTTCTTGTTGAGGAACTCGTTATCCACTATACCTAGCTTCCACGAAACactcttcttcttctatttcacTTTCAGAGTTAGGGTTTCTGTtgtatgttgttgttgctattcgAACAACGATGAGGAGGAGGATTCCGATGAGTTATTTAGGGTTAGGGTTATTGTTGCTGTTATTGTTCTGGTGGTCGCCGATAATGGTGATTGTCTTGCGCTTCTCGCCATTGTCGGGGCTCCAATTCTatggaagaaagggtaaaaatatcttttcatattaattttaatagagtagtggctatttttgctcaACATTAGAATTGCTAGATAAAAAAGAAATACCACCTTAAATAGTGGCTCTCCCACGCCATTTtcacatatatatacacacatacaaagagcccgtttggatataagaatttttttacttttttttcaaaatcagtatttgatcataaaattttcaattttcacttgaagatgaattttggaatttttcaaaaatttgaaaaactccaaaaagttattttcacaattttcacttagatcactcacaaaacttcaaaaataatccaaaattatattcatgtccaaacataactctaattttcaaatattaatttcacttaaaaaaaatcacttttttttttttttgaattttacaattcttatgtccaaacgcccacaaAATTAGGATAATATTTACCCGATTTAGCTTGATTTTCTATTTATAGaagtaattaattttttttataaaacataTACAAATATGATAAaatctaaaatttatatataaactTGGATACAATTTTTTAATATACAAAATCCGGTCAAAAGTACAATTtacatacaacttatatatataatccaaTCAAAAAGTTACAATTTTTTTGGTTAAAGTGAAATTTTTTATTTAACCAAGAGCATAACTGTATAACACATGTTCATTGGACTCTAGAACAAATTCTCTCAAAAATATCCTATGTCATAGATGCTATTCCTCTATGTAACCTATCCTATTATACTCACATTTACAATACAACTAGTTACATATATAGGTTCCCTAACAAGGATAAATGTTAGCTTTTCTAATGTATATTTCCATTTGCAGTGCTTTTGTCCAGCTATATGAACTTGCAGTACTATTTCTCTGACTATAGCATTAGTTTCTCTTTTTATTTGTTGGAATCTTCTTCTATTCCTTTCCAGCCAAATCTTATATAAAGCCACTGTGAACAAAAATCCTAGAACAGCCCATTTAGGATTCCTGCTTTTGACTCTTTTAGCTATCCAAATTACTTCATCCTTCTATTGATCAA
Coding sequences within:
- the LOC104211542 gene encoding V-type proton ATPase 16 kDa proteolipid subunit, with translation MPSTFSGDETAPFFGFLGAAAALVFSCMGAAYGTAKSGVGVASMGVMRPELVMKSIVPVVMAGVLGIYGLIIAVIISTGINPKTKSYYLFDGYAHLSSGLACGLAGLSAGMAIGIVGDAGVRANAQQPKLFVGMILILIFAEALALYGLIVGIILSSRAGQSRAE